In Tessaracoccus flavus, the following are encoded in one genomic region:
- a CDS encoding MBL fold metallo-hydrolase RNA specificity domain-containing protein, translated as MSTPRRATLTFLGASGTVTGSKYLLTIGDRRILVDAGMFQGEKMWRLKNREDFPVDPSTISDVLLTHAHTDHAAYLPALVKHGFRGAIYATEATIRLAEIVLRDSGRLQEQAVGDAVRGGYSKHEQPEALYTTDDVEATLPLFRSVEWNSDVEIDGVTARWVRSAHILGSASIHVTVGERSVLFSGDLGRHDHPILKDRETPPGADIVLCESTYGDREHPEPELPHEPFADAIRRTVAAGGQVVVPAFAIDRTETVLHALVQMRRAGRIPDVPVVVDGPMSLRALDVYKDESLGELDHDITIADFTDLNLSEARDGRDSKKLNRRTDPMIIISSSGMAEGGRVLYHLMRLLPDPKNTVVLTGYQAEGTRGRALEDGARNVKINGRHIRVKANIVRDHEFSVHGDASDLMDWLKALDKEPETVYVTHGEHHVAETFADRIENELDWAAVVPKYGEVVSIMGDGWDPEDLDVEVPEPQAAGTEPRE; from the coding sequence ATGAGTACTCCACGCAGAGCCACACTGACCTTTCTGGGCGCCTCCGGGACAGTTACCGGATCGAAGTACCTGTTGACCATCGGCGATCGGCGCATCCTCGTGGACGCCGGGATGTTCCAGGGCGAGAAGATGTGGCGGCTCAAGAACCGCGAGGATTTCCCCGTCGATCCCTCAACCATCTCGGACGTGCTCCTCACCCACGCCCACACCGATCACGCCGCCTACCTGCCGGCCCTGGTGAAGCACGGATTCCGTGGCGCCATCTACGCGACCGAAGCGACGATCCGGTTGGCCGAAATCGTCTTGCGCGACTCCGGCAGGCTCCAGGAGCAGGCGGTCGGGGACGCGGTCCGGGGCGGGTACTCGAAGCATGAGCAGCCGGAGGCGCTCTACACAACCGACGACGTCGAGGCGACCCTGCCGCTGTTCCGCAGCGTGGAGTGGAACTCCGACGTGGAGATCGACGGCGTGACCGCACGCTGGGTCCGATCTGCCCACATCCTGGGTTCAGCGAGCATCCACGTGACCGTGGGCGAGCGTTCGGTGCTGTTCTCCGGAGACCTCGGACGCCATGACCATCCGATCCTCAAGGACCGGGAAACGCCTCCGGGTGCCGACATCGTCCTGTGCGAGTCGACCTACGGCGACCGCGAGCACCCCGAGCCTGAGCTCCCGCACGAACCCTTCGCCGACGCGATCCGGCGCACCGTGGCGGCCGGCGGCCAGGTGGTCGTGCCCGCGTTCGCGATTGACCGCACCGAGACCGTGCTGCACGCCCTGGTCCAGATGCGCCGGGCCGGCCGGATCCCGGACGTGCCCGTCGTCGTCGACGGCCCGATGTCGCTGCGCGCCCTCGACGTCTACAAGGACGAGTCGCTCGGCGAACTGGACCACGACATCACGATCGCGGACTTCACCGACCTCAACCTCTCGGAGGCCAGAGACGGCCGGGATTCGAAGAAGCTGAACCGCCGCACCGATCCGATGATCATCATCAGTTCCTCCGGCATGGCCGAGGGCGGCCGGGTGCTCTACCACCTGATGCGCCTGCTGCCCGACCCGAAGAACACCGTCGTGCTGACCGGCTACCAGGCCGAGGGCACCCGCGGCCGCGCGCTGGAGGACGGCGCCCGCAACGTGAAGATCAACGGCCGCCACATCCGGGTGAAGGCCAACATCGTGCGCGACCACGAGTTCTCCGTGCACGGCGACGCCTCCGACCTGATGGATTGGCTGAAGGCGCTCGACAAGGAGCCGGAGACCGTCTACGTCACCCACGGCGAGCACCACGTGGCCGAGACCTTCGCAGACCGGATCGAGAACGAGCTGGACTGGGCCGCGGTCGTCCCGAAGTACGGCGAGGTCGTCAGCATCATGGGCGACGGCTGGGACCCGGAGGATCTGGACGTCGAGGTGCCCGAGCCGCAGGCCGCTGGTACCGAGCCGAGGGAGTGA
- a CDS encoding flotillin family protein: MPFSPVVTAIIGLVVLLLLVGLLIASRYKVAKPNEAFIITGRKGREVRNPETGLVSTDLSGQKVVMGGGVFVIPFIQRLHVLDLSSRRIMVTIRNAVSGQGIKLNVDGVAIVKVGGNEDSIRAAAQRFLSQQEEIETFTQETLAGSLRSIVGSLTVEQIIRDRAAFAQRVTDESESSLTGQGLVLDTFQIQDITDDGTYLSDLGRPESAKLGRMAAVAEAEARREAEQAQIAAEQEIAISKRELVLKQAEIQSETDAARATAAAAGPLAQADRDQAVLLEQEKVAVAQAALKERQLDTEVRRPADAERYRVETAAEAQRNAAIFEAEARKAASIANAEAEAEKARLTGVGEQSRRSALAEAEAIEGAKRGEAEKARRIAEAEAVRAEGEAKAAAVLAVGQAEAEAMDKRAEAFAHYNDAAVLQMLIEILPQMAEKVSAPLGNIDTLTVVSTEGASALPKTVANNMLQTLQMVKDTTGFDLGAVLDKVANKTAGDPTVIKEAPASE; this comes from the coding sequence ATGCCATTCAGCCCCGTCGTGACGGCGATCATCGGCCTCGTCGTCCTACTCCTCCTCGTGGGCCTGCTCATCGCGAGCCGCTACAAGGTCGCAAAGCCCAACGAGGCGTTCATCATCACCGGCCGTAAGGGCCGTGAGGTCCGCAACCCCGAGACCGGGCTGGTGTCCACCGACCTGTCGGGCCAGAAGGTCGTCATGGGCGGCGGCGTGTTCGTCATCCCGTTCATCCAGCGCCTCCACGTGCTCGACCTGTCGTCGCGCCGCATCATGGTGACCATCCGCAACGCCGTCTCCGGCCAGGGCATCAAGCTCAACGTCGACGGCGTGGCCATCGTCAAGGTGGGCGGCAACGAGGATTCCATCCGCGCCGCCGCGCAGCGCTTCCTCTCCCAACAGGAGGAGATCGAGACGTTCACGCAGGAGACCCTCGCCGGATCGCTCCGCTCGATCGTCGGCTCGCTGACGGTTGAGCAGATCATCCGCGACCGCGCAGCGTTCGCCCAGCGCGTCACCGACGAGTCCGAGTCCTCCCTCACGGGCCAGGGCCTGGTACTCGACACCTTCCAGATCCAGGACATCACCGACGACGGCACCTACTTGTCCGACCTCGGCCGCCCCGAGTCGGCCAAGCTGGGCCGCATGGCCGCCGTCGCCGAGGCCGAGGCCCGCCGTGAGGCCGAGCAGGCTCAGATCGCCGCCGAGCAGGAGATCGCGATCTCCAAGCGCGAACTGGTGCTGAAGCAGGCCGAGATCCAGTCCGAGACCGACGCCGCCCGCGCCACCGCGGCCGCCGCCGGCCCGCTGGCCCAGGCAGACCGCGACCAGGCCGTGCTCCTCGAGCAGGAGAAGGTGGCAGTCGCCCAGGCCGCGCTGAAGGAACGCCAGCTCGACACCGAGGTTCGTCGCCCGGCAGACGCCGAGCGGTACCGCGTCGAGACCGCCGCCGAGGCACAGCGCAACGCCGCGATCTTCGAGGCGGAGGCCCGCAAGGCCGCCTCGATCGCCAACGCCGAGGCCGAGGCTGAGAAGGCCCGACTCACCGGTGTCGGCGAGCAGTCGCGCCGTTCGGCCCTGGCAGAGGCCGAGGCCATCGAGGGTGCCAAGCGCGGTGAAGCCGAGAAGGCCCGCCGTATCGCCGAGGCCGAGGCCGTCCGGGCCGAGGGTGAGGCGAAGGCAGCCGCGGTGCTCGCCGTCGGCCAGGCCGAAGCCGAGGCGATGGACAAGCGCGCCGAGGCGTTCGCGCACTACAACGACGCCGCAGTGCTGCAGATGCTCATCGAGATCCTGCCGCAGATGGCCGAGAAGGTCTCCGCGCCGCTGGGCAACATCGACACGCTGACGGTGGTCTCCACCGAGGGTGCGTCAGCCCTCCCGAAGACGGTTGCCAACAACATGCTGCAGACCCTGCAGATGGTGAAGGACACCACCGGCTTCGACCTGGGCGCAGTCCTCGACAAGGTGGCCAACAAGACCGCCGGGGATCCCACCGTCATCAAGGAAGCCCCCGCTTCAGAGTGA
- a CDS encoding DUF932 domain-containing protein, producing MGSFKNSIKVRHSSKSLGRLADVRHALQLILGAGDAFAAQVRELIAEPVSDARFEKFLTAWSATDSDSKRAQTLAENKRDALRGLWRTRGVETRVTLQASRCS from the coding sequence TTGGGTTCGTTCAAGAACTCGATCAAGGTGCGCCACAGCTCCAAGTCGCTGGGCCGTCTCGCGGATGTGCGGCACGCGCTGCAGCTCATCCTCGGTGCGGGCGATGCGTTCGCCGCGCAGGTGCGCGAACTGATCGCAGAACCGGTCTCTGATGCCCGGTTCGAGAAGTTCCTCACCGCGTGGAGCGCCACCGACTCCGACAGCAAGCGCGCCCAGACGCTGGCAGAGAACAAGCGCGACGCGCTGCGCGGCCTGTGGCGCACGCGGGGCGTGGAGACGCGGGTGACACTGCAGGCCTCCCGCTGTTCCTGA
- a CDS encoding CPBP family intramembrane glutamic endopeptidase — protein sequence MAHAGRGDAGDTAGLPLFLILIAGIGRAFLLQGIHEEWWFRGFAFRGYRERPVLVLAATTVFFTLLHLVSSGGQQSASELFLYLALPLGMGFWAGVERLRTDTVWGAVGIHGGIHVGLVGAQLLGWEMGPAAWITIGLALCAAAMVRLVTAPKNQRQSAG from the coding sequence GTGGCGCACGCGGGGCGTGGAGACGCGGGTGACACTGCAGGCCTCCCGCTGTTCCTGATCCTCATCGCGGGCATCGGCCGCGCCTTCCTGTTGCAGGGGATCCACGAGGAGTGGTGGTTCCGTGGCTTCGCCTTCCGCGGGTACCGCGAGCGTCCCGTGCTGGTCCTGGCCGCTACGACTGTCTTCTTCACCCTCCTGCATCTGGTCTCCTCCGGCGGCCAGCAGTCCGCGAGCGAGTTGTTCCTGTACCTCGCCCTTCCGCTGGGCATGGGCTTCTGGGCGGGAGTGGAGCGGCTGCGCACCGACACGGTCTGGGGTGCGGTCGGCATCCACGGTGGCATTCACGTCGGCCTCGTCGGGGCGCAACTACTGGGGTGGGAGATGGGCCCGGCTGCGTGGATCACGATCGGCCTCGCCCTGTGCGCCGCGGCCATGGTGCGACTGGTCACCGCCCCGAAGAACCAGCGACAATCCGCAGGGTAG
- a CDS encoding DNA alkylation repair protein: MSTTDDILAELASLEDPKMRAVNERHGDDHGVNLTKMRAIAKRLKTDPELAVELWATDDTAARLLAILISRPRQYSADDLDSMLREARAPKVHGWLVNYIVKKSPHAEELRQRWFTDADPVVASAGWALTTERVVKKPGGLDLVALLDQIEAEMKGAPDRLQWAMNETLANIGIHHPEHRERALAIGERLEVLKDYPTPPNCTSPFAPIWINEMVRRRES; this comes from the coding sequence TTGAGCACCACCGACGACATCCTGGCCGAGCTCGCCTCGCTGGAGGACCCGAAGATGCGCGCGGTCAACGAGCGGCATGGAGACGACCACGGCGTGAACCTCACCAAGATGAGGGCGATCGCCAAGCGCCTGAAAACCGACCCGGAGCTGGCCGTTGAGCTCTGGGCGACCGACGACACCGCGGCCCGCCTCCTGGCCATCCTGATCTCGCGGCCGCGTCAGTACTCGGCCGACGACCTCGACTCCATGCTCCGCGAAGCCCGCGCACCTAAGGTGCACGGCTGGCTGGTGAACTACATCGTCAAGAAGAGCCCGCACGCCGAGGAACTGCGGCAGCGGTGGTTCACCGACGCCGACCCCGTCGTCGCATCGGCCGGCTGGGCGCTCACCACCGAGCGCGTCGTCAAGAAGCCCGGGGGGCTGGACCTGGTGGCGTTGCTCGACCAGATTGAGGCCGAGATGAAGGGTGCACCCGACCGCCTGCAGTGGGCGATGAACGAGACCCTTGCCAACATCGGCATCCACCATCCCGAGCACCGCGAGCGGGCGCTGGCCATCGGCGAGCGCCTCGAGGTACTGAAGGACTACCCCACGCCGCCGAACTGCACGTCCCCCTTCGCGCCCATCTGGATCAATGAGATGGTCCGCCGCCGGGAATCCTGA
- a CDS encoding NAD(P)H-dependent flavin oxidoreductase, with the protein MSLPILQAPMAGVQGVALALAVGRAGGIGSLPAAMMSSEPLVASLRQLDAAKAAYNVNFFAHTPREPDERLQRWADSLAAYREEFGVREVASMGSERRPFGEEALAAVTTASPTIVSFHFGLPAKPLLAELKRRLPDTFIASTATTVDEARWLEENGAQMVVAQGWEAGGHRGHFLSDDLSLHLPTRELVAAIRAAVRLPVIAAGGITTPAQVRAALAAGASAVQCGTAFLLADEAATPDLHRTAIEQPHETVVTTVMTGRPARGIPNRLIRDLGETPDDLPGYPHTAGPLAPLRAAAEARGRTDFTPLWCGANTDSVRRGAAEDIVARLMGEKI; encoded by the coding sequence ATGAGCCTCCCGATCCTCCAGGCGCCCATGGCCGGGGTCCAAGGTGTCGCCCTCGCCCTCGCGGTGGGGCGGGCCGGCGGCATCGGGTCGCTGCCCGCTGCCATGATGAGCAGCGAGCCGCTGGTCGCGTCGCTGCGGCAACTGGATGCGGCGAAGGCTGCGTACAACGTCAACTTCTTCGCCCACACCCCCCGCGAACCGGACGAACGCCTCCAGCGCTGGGCCGACTCGCTCGCCGCCTACCGCGAGGAGTTCGGGGTGCGAGAGGTGGCGTCGATGGGCTCCGAGCGGCGCCCCTTCGGCGAGGAGGCGCTGGCGGCGGTGACCACCGCGTCGCCCACCATCGTGAGCTTCCACTTCGGGCTGCCGGCCAAGCCCCTGCTCGCTGAGCTCAAGCGCCGGCTGCCCGACACGTTCATCGCCAGCACCGCCACGACCGTCGACGAGGCACGGTGGCTCGAGGAGAACGGCGCCCAGATGGTCGTCGCCCAGGGATGGGAGGCCGGCGGGCATCGCGGGCACTTCCTGTCCGACGACCTGTCGCTGCACCTGCCCACCCGCGAGTTGGTCGCGGCCATCCGCGCCGCCGTCAGGCTCCCGGTGATCGCCGCGGGCGGCATCACCACGCCCGCACAGGTCCGGGCGGCACTTGCGGCGGGCGCCAGCGCGGTCCAGTGCGGCACGGCCTTCCTCCTCGCCGACGAGGCCGCCACCCCAGACCTGCACCGCACCGCGATCGAGCAGCCCCACGAGACGGTCGTCACCACCGTCATGACCGGGCGCCCCGCGCGCGGCATCCCCAACCGGCTGATCCGCGACCTGGGGGAGACCCCGGACGATCTTCCCGGCTACCCGCACACCGCAGGCCCGCTGGCCCCGCTCCGCGCAGCCGCCGAGGCGAGGGGACGTACCGACTTCACGCCGCTCTGGTGCGGCGCCAACACCGACTCAGTCCGGCGCGGAGCCGCCGAGGACATCGTCGCCCGACTGATGGGAGAGAAGATTTGA
- a CDS encoding Ppx/GppA phosphatase family protein, protein MSAVAAVDCGTNSIRLLIIEETPDGIVEHTRQTRLARLGQGVDATGEFHPEALERANVIFDEYAGFIRQYGADRVRFVATSAARDVSNRDVFERNVEERLGVPVDVISGDEEAALSAGGVLSGVEAPTPVLVFDIGGGSTELIVIEEDRRIVSATSLDIGAVRVKERFLTTDPATDDEIAAARAYVGDLLDRAGVDFASIRTAIGVAGTVTSMAASVLGLQQYERRAVHRTVLSREDIKRSNARWLRQTAAETATEPCMHPLRASVLGAGSLIMDEISARVPGGSVLVSESDILDGIARGLLER, encoded by the coding sequence GTGAGCGCCGTCGCCGCGGTCGACTGCGGCACCAACTCCATCCGCCTCCTGATCATCGAGGAGACCCCCGACGGCATCGTCGAGCACACCCGGCAGACGCGGCTCGCCCGCCTCGGGCAGGGCGTCGACGCGACGGGGGAGTTCCACCCCGAAGCGCTCGAGCGTGCCAACGTCATCTTCGACGAGTATGCGGGCTTCATCCGTCAATACGGCGCCGACCGGGTGCGGTTCGTCGCCACCTCTGCCGCCCGCGACGTGAGCAACCGCGACGTCTTCGAGCGCAACGTCGAGGAGCGCCTCGGCGTGCCCGTCGACGTCATCTCGGGCGACGAGGAGGCGGCGCTGTCGGCCGGGGGTGTCCTGAGCGGTGTTGAAGCGCCCACCCCGGTGCTGGTGTTCGACATCGGCGGCGGCTCGACCGAGCTCATCGTCATCGAGGAGGACCGGCGCATCGTCTCGGCCACGAGCCTCGACATCGGTGCGGTGCGGGTCAAGGAGCGCTTCCTCACCACCGATCCCGCCACCGACGACGAGATCGCCGCGGCCCGCGCGTACGTCGGCGACCTCCTCGATCGGGCCGGCGTCGACTTCGCCTCCATCAGGACCGCCATCGGCGTGGCCGGCACCGTCACCTCCATGGCCGCCTCCGTGCTCGGCCTCCAGCAGTACGAGCGCCGGGCCGTCCACCGGACCGTGCTCAGCCGCGAGGACATCAAGCGCTCCAACGCCCGCTGGCTGCGGCAAACGGCGGCCGAGACCGCCACGGAGCCCTGCATGCACCCGCTCCGGGCGTCCGTGCTCGGCGCCGGCTCGCTCATCATGGACGAGATCTCCGCCCGCGTGCCGGGCGGTTCCGTGCTCGTAAGCGAAAGCGACATCCTCGACGGCATCGCACGGGGGTTGCTGGAGCGATGA
- a CDS encoding DUF501 domain-containing protein → MMSKPTEADLAAVEAQLGREPRGVEEVAWRCPCGKPGVVKTAPRLPNGTPFPTTYYLTCQRATSGCSTLEASGLMTEMSERLTQDEELAARYRAAHEAYLADRAELGHVEEIDGISAGGMPTRVKCLHVLVGHSLAAGPGVNPLGDEALEKLGEFWATPCLGEAE, encoded by the coding sequence CTGATGTCGAAGCCCACCGAGGCCGACCTTGCGGCCGTCGAGGCACAACTGGGGCGCGAGCCCCGTGGGGTTGAGGAGGTGGCGTGGCGCTGCCCCTGCGGCAAGCCCGGCGTCGTGAAGACCGCCCCGAGGCTGCCCAACGGCACCCCGTTCCCCACCACGTACTACCTCACCTGTCAGCGCGCGACCTCGGGCTGCTCGACGCTCGAGGCCTCGGGCCTGATGACCGAGATGTCGGAGCGGCTCACGCAGGACGAGGAACTCGCCGCCAGGTACCGGGCGGCGCATGAGGCCTACCTGGCCGACCGTGCCGAACTCGGCCATGTCGAGGAGATCGACGGCATCAGCGCCGGCGGGATGCCGACCCGCGTGAAGTGCCTCCACGTGCTGGTCGGGCATTCGCTCGCGGCCGGCCCCGGCGTCAACCCCCTCGGTGACGAGGCGTTGGAGAAGCTCGGCGAGTTCTGGGCCACCCCGTGCCTCGGGGAGGCCGAGTGA
- a CDS encoding FtsB family cell division protein, whose protein sequence is MDPKPAQPPRAQRARTATWRLAVLLVVIAGITIVLANSLRVYFAQAQEIAAVKADIAATQEQIADLEDRLNRWEDPAYVRSVARVRLGWVMPGEVGYRVLGVDGQPLEGPSIETALDVEVPGLWWEKMWGSVRVADAPVEEEPADTMPDPERTIQPPNPDEED, encoded by the coding sequence ATGGACCCGAAGCCGGCCCAGCCGCCGCGCGCTCAGCGGGCGCGGACCGCGACCTGGCGCCTGGCGGTGCTGCTCGTCGTCATCGCAGGGATCACCATCGTGCTGGCCAACTCGCTGCGCGTCTACTTCGCGCAGGCGCAGGAGATCGCGGCGGTGAAGGCCGACATAGCCGCCACGCAAGAGCAGATCGCAGATCTCGAGGACCGGCTCAACCGCTGGGAGGATCCCGCCTACGTCCGCTCGGTCGCCCGGGTCCGGCTCGGCTGGGTGATGCCCGGCGAGGTCGGCTACCGGGTGCTCGGCGTCGACGGGCAGCCGCTCGAAGGGCCGTCCATCGAGACGGCGCTGGATGTCGAAGTGCCCGGACTGTGGTGGGAGAAGATGTGGGGCTCCGTGCGGGTGGCCGACGCCCCCGTCGAGGAGGAACCCGCCGACACCATGCCGGACCCCGAACGCACCATCCAGCCCCCCAACCCCGACGAGGAGGACTGA
- the eno gene encoding phosphopyruvate hydratase: protein MASIEFIQAREILDSRGNPTIEVEVELESGATGRAAVPSGASTGAFEAAELRDGDKGRFGGKGVLTAVQNATEVIGEEILGLDASEQRIVDLAMIELDGTDNKSKLGANAILGVSLAVAHAAAEEAGLPLYKYVGGPNAHILPVPMMNILNGGSHADSNVDIQEFMIAPIGAESFAQAVEMGAGVYHALKAVLKEKGLNTGLGDEGGFAPNLDSNRAALDLIMEAIRKAGYEPGSDVALALDVAASEFFNDGGYEFEGATKTAEEMVDYYAELVDAYPMVSIEDPLNEEDWDGWKLMTDRLGDMVQIVGDDLFVTNVTRLQKGIDTKTANALLVKVNQIGSLSETIDAVDLAHRNGFKTMMSHRSGETEDVTIADLAVALGCGQIKSGAPARTDRVAKYNQLLRIEDDLDEAAVYAGRSAFPRFKG from the coding sequence ATGGCATCCATCGAATTCATCCAGGCTCGCGAGATCCTTGATTCTCGAGGCAACCCGACCATCGAGGTCGAGGTTGAGCTTGAGTCCGGTGCGACCGGTCGCGCCGCCGTTCCGTCGGGTGCTTCCACCGGCGCCTTCGAGGCTGCGGAGCTTCGCGACGGTGACAAGGGCCGCTTCGGCGGCAAGGGCGTTCTCACGGCAGTCCAGAACGCCACGGAGGTCATCGGCGAGGAGATCCTCGGCCTCGACGCCTCCGAGCAGCGCATCGTCGACCTCGCCATGATCGAGCTCGACGGCACCGACAACAAGTCGAAGCTCGGCGCCAACGCCATTCTCGGCGTCTCCCTCGCTGTTGCGCACGCCGCAGCTGAGGAGGCCGGCCTGCCGCTGTACAAGTACGTCGGCGGCCCGAACGCCCATATCCTGCCCGTCCCCATGATGAACATCCTCAACGGCGGCTCGCATGCCGACTCCAACGTTGACATCCAGGAGTTCATGATCGCCCCGATCGGCGCCGAGAGCTTCGCTCAGGCCGTCGAGATGGGCGCCGGCGTCTACCACGCCCTCAAGGCTGTCCTCAAGGAGAAGGGCCTCAACACCGGTCTGGGCGATGAGGGCGGCTTCGCGCCGAACCTCGACTCGAACCGCGCAGCGCTCGACCTCATCATGGAGGCCATCCGCAAGGCCGGCTACGAGCCCGGCTCCGACGTTGCACTGGCGCTCGACGTCGCAGCGTCCGAGTTCTTCAACGACGGCGGCTACGAGTTCGAAGGCGCCACCAAGACCGCCGAAGAGATGGTCGACTACTACGCCGAGCTCGTCGACGCCTACCCGATGGTCTCCATCGAGGACCCGCTGAACGAAGAGGACTGGGACGGCTGGAAGCTCATGACCGACCGCCTCGGCGACATGGTCCAGATCGTCGGCGACGACCTGTTCGTCACCAACGTGACCCGGCTGCAGAAGGGCATCGACACCAAGACCGCCAACGCGCTGCTGGTCAAGGTCAACCAGATCGGCTCCCTCTCGGAGACGATCGACGCCGTCGACCTCGCCCACCGCAACGGCTTCAAGACCATGATGTCGCACCGCTCCGGCGAGACCGAGGATGTCACGATCGCCGACCTCGCCGTCGCGCTTGGCTGTGGCCAGATCAAGTCGGGCGCGCCCGCCCGCACCGACCGCGTCGCCAAGTACAACCAGCTCCTGCGCATCGAGGACGACCTGGACGAGGCGGCGGTTTACGCCGGCCGTTCGGCCTTCCCGCGTTTCAAGGGCTGA
- a CDS encoding MazG family protein, whose protein sequence is MTELERLRGVMAELRVKCPWDAKQTHRSLLNHLIEEACEVVDAVEAGDDTELIEELGDLLLQVYFHARIAEDEGRFTLDDVARGISDKLVRRHPHVFADEDVPHDMWQSWEERKREEKGRTSALEGIAQSLSVIGRAHKVVSRSRTHGVDVGLPGDAITEAEVGQQIIALVARAQAHGIDADAAARHALRDLEGRIAAAEGHPDVARQVP, encoded by the coding sequence ATGACCGAGCTGGAGCGCCTGCGCGGCGTCATGGCGGAACTACGGGTCAAGTGCCCGTGGGACGCCAAGCAAACCCATCGGTCGCTCCTCAACCACCTCATCGAGGAGGCGTGCGAGGTGGTCGACGCGGTCGAGGCCGGGGACGACACCGAGCTCATCGAGGAACTCGGCGACCTGCTGCTCCAGGTCTATTTCCATGCTCGGATCGCCGAGGACGAGGGTCGGTTCACGCTTGACGACGTCGCCCGGGGAATCTCGGACAAGCTGGTGCGCCGACACCCCCACGTGTTCGCCGACGAGGACGTCCCGCACGACATGTGGCAGTCGTGGGAGGAACGCAAGCGCGAGGAGAAGGGACGCACCTCCGCGCTGGAGGGGATCGCGCAATCGCTCAGCGTCATCGGGCGGGCCCACAAGGTGGTGTCGCGGTCGCGGACGCACGGCGTCGACGTCGGGCTCCCGGGCGACGCCATCACCGAGGCGGAGGTCGGGCAGCAGATCATCGCGCTCGTGGCACGGGCGCAGGCCCACGGAATCGACGCTGACGCCGCAGCCCGCCACGCACTCCGCGACCTGGAGGGCCGGATCGCCGCAGCGGAGGGCCATCCCGACGTCGCTCGCCAGGTTCCCTGA